One window of uncultured Erythrobacter sp. genomic DNA carries:
- the acs gene encoding acetate--CoA ligase — protein sequence MSDFVRRPQTARDTNCTAEQYQERYARSIADPDGFWLEQAERLDWSVKPTKGGDWSYDPVGIKWFEDGVLNLCHNAVDRHLNARGDRPAIIFEPDDPATPSRSLSYAQLFAEVVEMANALKAIGVSKGERVTIYMPNIVEGVTAMLACARLGAIHSVVFGGFSPDALAGRITDCESRFVVTADEGLRGTKSVPLKANVDAALERDGVEVSGVLVIKHTGLDVPMVEGRDHWFHEVKSDADCPCEEMAAEDPLFILYTSGSTGKPKGVLHTTGGYGVWTATTFDAIFDYEDGEIYWCTADIGWVTGHSYIVYGPLMNGATSIVFEGVPNYPDFGRFWDVVAKHRVNILYTAPTAIRALMREGDEFVTSRDRSSIRLLGSVGEPINPEAWRWYFDVVGEGRCPIIDTWWQTETGGCMITTLPGAHDMKPGSAGLPMFGIRPQLVDNEGAVLEGATEGNLCITHSWPGQARSVYGDHERFEQTYFSTYQGKYFTGDGCKRDGDGYYWITGRVDDVINVSGHRMGTAEVESALVLHDLVAEAAVVGYPHDIKGQGIYCYVTLNAGEEGSDELYQELRAHVRKEIGPIATPDHIQFTDGLPKTRSGKIMRRILRKVAENDYGSLGDTSTLADPSLVERLIEGRRDS from the coding sequence ATGAGCGATTTCGTCCGCCGCCCCCAAACCGCGCGAGACACCAATTGCACCGCCGAGCAATATCAGGAGCGTTACGCGCGTTCGATTGCCGATCCGGATGGCTTCTGGCTCGAACAGGCAGAGCGGCTCGACTGGAGCGTGAAGCCGACCAAGGGCGGCGATTGGTCCTATGATCCGGTTGGAATCAAGTGGTTCGAGGATGGTGTTCTCAACCTGTGTCACAATGCGGTCGACCGTCATCTCAATGCGCGCGGCGATAGACCCGCGATCATTTTCGAGCCTGACGACCCCGCGACCCCTTCGCGCAGCCTCAGCTACGCGCAGCTATTTGCCGAAGTGGTCGAGATGGCCAACGCGCTCAAAGCCATTGGTGTGAGCAAAGGCGAGCGGGTGACGATCTACATGCCCAATATCGTCGAGGGCGTGACCGCGATGCTCGCCTGCGCGCGGCTGGGCGCGATCCATTCGGTGGTGTTTGGCGGTTTCTCTCCCGACGCGCTGGCGGGACGGATCACCGATTGCGAAAGCCGCTTTGTCGTCACCGCTGATGAAGGCCTTCGCGGGACCAAAAGCGTGCCTCTGAAAGCCAATGTCGATGCCGCGCTTGAACGTGATGGCGTGGAGGTTAGCGGTGTGCTCGTCATCAAACATACCGGCCTCGACGTCCCGATGGTGGAGGGACGCGATCACTGGTTCCACGAAGTTAAGTCCGACGCCGATTGCCCATGCGAGGAAATGGCCGCCGAAGACCCGCTGTTCATCCTCTACACTTCCGGATCGACCGGAAAGCCCAAGGGCGTGCTCCACACAACCGGCGGTTACGGCGTGTGGACCGCGACGACATTCGACGCGATCTTCGACTATGAAGATGGCGAGATATACTGGTGCACCGCCGATATCGGCTGGGTCACGGGGCACTCCTACATCGTCTACGGCCCGTTGATGAACGGGGCGACCAGCATCGTCTTTGAAGGCGTTCCCAACTATCCCGATTTCGGGCGGTTCTGGGACGTTGTGGCCAAGCATAGGGTCAACATCCTCTATACCGCGCCCACCGCGATCCGCGCGCTGATGCGCGAAGGTGACGAATTTGTGACCAGCCGCGACCGCAGTTCGATCCGCTTGCTCGGCAGCGTGGGCGAGCCGATCAATCCCGAGGCCTGGCGCTGGTATTTCGACGTTGTGGGCGAGGGCCGCTGCCCGATCATCGACACATGGTGGCAGACCGAGACCGGCGGCTGCATGATCACCACGCTCCCGGGTGCGCATGACATGAAGCCCGGCAGTGCAGGCCTGCCAATGTTCGGCATCCGCCCGCAGCTGGTCGATAATGAGGGCGCCGTCTTGGAAGGCGCAACCGAGGGGAACCTCTGCATCACGCATTCGTGGCCGGGTCAGGCGCGCAGCGTCTACGGCGATCACGAGCGTTTCGAACAGACCTATTTCAGCACCTACCAAGGCAAGTACTTCACCGGCGATGGCTGCAAGCGCGATGGCGATGGCTATTACTGGATCACCGGCCGCGTGGACGATGTCATCAACGTCTCGGGCCACCGCATGGGCACCGCCGAGGTTGAAAGCGCGCTGGTGCTGCACGACCTCGTCGCTGAGGCCGCCGTGGTCGGCTATCCGCACGATATCAAGGGGCAGGGCATCTATTGCTATGTCACTTTGAACGCGGGCGAGGAGGGTTCGGACGAACTCTATCAGGAGTTGCGCGCGCATGTGCGCAAGGAGATCGGGCCGATTGCAACGCCGGACCACATCCAATTCACCGACGGCCTGCCCAAGACACGCTCTGGCAAGATCATGCGCCGCATTTTGCGCAAGGTCGCGGAGAATGATTACGGCTCGCTGGGCGATACCTCGACGCTGGCTGATCCCTCGCTGGTTGAGCGTTTGATCGAGGGCCGGCGGGATAGCTGA
- a CDS encoding FAD-dependent oxidoreductase, which translates to MLLIGGGHAHVAVLADWIRRGLPCSQATLLTPSPTLRYSGMVPGWIAGRYGRDEGTVDLAGLAKRAGAELVLDHCIAIDPEARSVLTQSCGLVGFDVASIDTGGVGQAARILGDDPRLIDVRPIDAFVEKLDADPPAARIAVVGGGAGGVEIAFAMKNRAGGGTEVTLVAGKEGLLPDFSKAVRRKVRKELRRQGIAVIEQDAHFDGGDMLDPFDLVIAALGSGAPGWPRAGGLACDEAGFIAVDPFQRSTSHPHTYAIGDVASRQDHPVGHSGVHAVMAGPIHARNLRDVMAGDGPTRIYYPRPASLYLLSTGNGSAIASYGPFAAQGRWVARLKHWIDNRWVSQYATLASGA; encoded by the coding sequence TTGCTGCTGATCGGAGGAGGGCACGCGCATGTCGCGGTGCTTGCTGACTGGATCAGGCGAGGGCTTCCTTGCAGCCAAGCGACCCTGCTCACCCCTTCGCCGACCTTGCGCTATTCGGGCATGGTGCCCGGCTGGATCGCGGGGCGTTACGGGCGCGATGAGGGGACGGTTGACCTTGCCGGACTGGCAAAGCGCGCGGGCGCGGAGCTGGTGCTCGACCACTGCATCGCGATTGATCCCGAGGCGCGCTCAGTGCTCACCCAGTCGTGCGGCTTAGTCGGTTTTGATGTGGCGTCGATTGACACTGGCGGGGTCGGACAGGCTGCGCGCATCCTGGGCGATGACCCGCGCCTGATCGACGTGCGGCCGATTGATGCCTTTGTCGAGAAGCTCGACGCCGATCCACCTGCTGCACGCATTGCCGTTGTCGGCGGAGGGGCAGGCGGGGTCGAGATTGCCTTTGCGATGAAGAATCGCGCCGGTGGCGGTACCGAAGTGACTTTGGTGGCGGGCAAAGAGGGGCTGCTGCCTGATTTCTCCAAGGCCGTAAGGCGCAAGGTTCGCAAGGAACTGCGGCGGCAGGGGATCGCCGTGATCGAACAAGACGCGCATTTCGATGGCGGAGACATGCTCGACCCGTTTGATCTCGTGATCGCTGCGCTAGGAAGCGGCGCACCCGGCTGGCCGCGTGCGGGCGGGCTGGCATGCGATGAGGCAGGCTTCATCGCGGTTGACCCTTTCCAGCGCTCCACCTCGCACCCGCATACCTACGCCATCGGAGACGTGGCTTCGCGGCAAGACCACCCGGTCGGTCACTCGGGCGTTCACGCCGTGATGGCTGGACCGATCCATGCGCGCAATTTGCGCGACGTGATGGCAGGGGACGGGCCGACCCGCATTTACTATCCGCGCCCAGCGAGCCTCTACCTGCTTTCGACCGGCAATGGCTCGGCCATCGCCAGCTACGGCCCCTTCGCAGCGCAAGGTCGCTGGGTGGCGCGGCTCAAGCATTGGATCGACAATCGCTGGGTTTCCCAATACGCCACTCTTGCGAGCGGCGCGTAA
- a CDS encoding nucleotidyltransferase family protein gives MTEFRIGVALLAAGASRRFGEADKLAAQFRGRPLGEHAASALPQEKFARGWVITSVAGHPCEDHWRGCGLQPVVNPDAVKGMGSSVALAASLAQEAGLDALLVALADMPLVPREHYCALLGALKRPCDIAASSNGDRNLPPAIFGSDFFTALMELSGDQGARKLIGESRSLDCPPDWLIDIDSPQDLQDHGQAKSAQPKPPSKGDST, from the coding sequence TTGACTGAGTTTCGGATCGGCGTCGCCTTGCTCGCAGCAGGGGCCTCGCGCCGGTTTGGCGAAGCGGACAAGCTGGCCGCACAGTTTCGTGGGCGGCCTTTAGGCGAACACGCCGCAAGCGCGCTCCCGCAAGAGAAATTCGCGCGCGGATGGGTCATCACAAGCGTCGCCGGTCACCCTTGCGAGGACCATTGGCGCGGATGCGGCCTCCAGCCAGTTGTCAACCCCGATGCTGTCAAAGGCATGGGCAGCTCGGTCGCGCTCGCGGCCAGTCTCGCGCAAGAGGCAGGGCTCGACGCGCTGCTTGTCGCACTCGCCGATATGCCTCTGGTGCCGCGCGAACATTATTGCGCCCTGCTCGGCGCGCTCAAGCGGCCATGCGATATCGCCGCGTCCTCCAACGGCGATCGAAACTTGCCGCCAGCGATCTTCGGCAGCGACTTCTTTACGGCCCTGATGGAGCTTTCAGGCGATCAGGGCGCGCGCAAACTGATCGGGGAATCGCGCAGTCTTGACTGCCCGCCCGACTGGCTGATCGACATTGACAGTCCGCAAGACCTTCAAGACCATGGACAGGCCAAGTCAGCGCAACCTAAACCCCCGTCAAAGGGAGATTCCACATGA